The Microbacter sp. GSS18 genome has a segment encoding these proteins:
- a CDS encoding ribbon-helix-helix protein, CopG family has product MGGEETINGVPVTEEQIAAWAEEAEAGFDVEALKRRGRGRPGRGAEPAQVVALRLTSEELAALDARAAREHKTRSELIREAIAAYAA; this is encoded by the coding sequence ATGGGTGGTGAGGAGACGATCAACGGCGTTCCGGTGACGGAAGAGCAGATCGCCGCGTGGGCGGAGGAGGCCGAGGCCGGCTTCGATGTCGAGGCTCTCAAGCGGCGTGGACGGGGACGTCCCGGGCGCGGAGCTGAGCCCGCGCAGGTGGTCGCGCTCCGGCTCACGTCCGAGGAACTGGCCGCTCTCGACGCTCGCGCCGCGCGCGAGCACAAGACCCGCTCGGAGCTCATTCGCGAAGCGATCGCTGCGTACGCGGCGTGA
- a CDS encoding GyrI-like domain-containing protein, producing the protein MRHDLKRDLGDVYKPPLGRFVEVDVPKMQYLSIDGHGDPHKESSCRRAIESLYVCAYQIRAGFKRRTGSDFVVGPIEGLWPSDESAAHSEGRKGHRDWTMLIPLPEEVDAQDVADGLSPAARKKPDLPIALVRPVTITEGRCLQTLNIGSIDDEARVLARLHHEIMPRLGLTRIGRHHEVYLGDPRRTCPDKRRTILRQPVSAA; encoded by the coding sequence ATGAGACATGACTTGAAGCGGGATCTCGGGGACGTTTACAAGCCACCGTTAGGTCGATTCGTCGAGGTGGATGTACCGAAGATGCAGTATCTGAGCATCGACGGACACGGCGATCCCCACAAGGAATCTAGCTGCCGGCGCGCGATCGAGTCTTTGTACGTGTGCGCCTATCAGATCCGTGCCGGGTTCAAGAGGCGGACTGGCTCGGACTTCGTCGTGGGGCCGATCGAGGGGCTCTGGCCCAGCGACGAGTCAGCAGCACACTCCGAGGGCCGGAAGGGACACCGGGACTGGACCATGCTGATTCCTCTGCCCGAGGAGGTGGACGCACAGGATGTGGCGGACGGGCTTTCACCCGCGGCGAGGAAGAAGCCTGATCTCCCGATTGCTCTCGTGCGCCCCGTCACGATCACGGAGGGACGCTGTCTGCAGACGCTCAACATCGGCTCCATAGACGATGAGGCCCGTGTGCTCGCGCGCCTTCATCACGAAATCATGCCGCGTCTCGGGCTCACCCGGATCGGGCGACATCATGAGGTCTACCTCGGCGACCCCCGACGCACCTGTCCAGACAAGCGTAGGACGATCTTGAGACAGCCGGTCTCGGCTGCGTGA
- a CDS encoding FAD-dependent monooxygenase, with protein MDLDIPTRTSVLIVGGGPVGCALAIELAHRGVDAVVVEKELVTPAVPVKAMLLNARTLEHMARWGIADDIRAAAVTPQGWLQGVTFGTSLTGRDLGHFREGFDFHTEQESDDLRERAQVVMQPDTLRVLRAAIQRSGATYAAGWEVLELAQDDEVVARMRHVETGEERRIVAEYAVGADGPQSIVRTTAGITRSGRGGISANLLLHFRAPGVLDDYRLTPAAFSNLTHPEGGALVVPIGGDLFCAHVPGYPVDVDIDDIDLQELGRRIIGRDEEEVEFVYAGVYKVHERIADAYRAGRLFLAGDAAHLYAPFGGHNLNSGFGDAVDLGWKLAAVLNGWGGDGLLDSYEHERRPIAVRNASEASGNVARFVGEAKAIMTEMSETDYLAPGVEAEARRRAWGERLWSATRQQYISRGIVLDQRYASDIIVPDDATVPPWSSLRYDAVAKPGHRAPHVRLADGTSLYAAFGPDFTLVVAPGAEAAAARAHATAVEWGVPMSSVVVDDERARALYGAPLVLVRPDHHVAWRGDDEVEFAEVLDVATGRQAAPPVVAAA; from the coding sequence ATGGACCTCGACATCCCAACCCGTACTAGCGTGCTCATCGTGGGCGGCGGCCCGGTCGGCTGCGCGCTAGCCATCGAACTCGCCCATCGCGGAGTCGACGCGGTCGTCGTCGAGAAGGAGCTCGTAACTCCGGCAGTGCCGGTCAAGGCGATGCTGCTGAACGCGCGCACGCTCGAGCACATGGCGCGCTGGGGCATCGCCGACGACATTCGCGCCGCCGCCGTGACGCCTCAGGGTTGGCTGCAGGGCGTCACTTTCGGTACTTCGCTCACTGGTCGCGATCTCGGGCACTTCCGTGAGGGCTTCGACTTCCACACCGAGCAGGAGTCCGACGACCTGCGCGAGCGCGCCCAGGTCGTGATGCAGCCCGACACGCTCCGGGTGCTGCGTGCGGCGATTCAGCGCAGCGGCGCCACATACGCAGCAGGCTGGGAGGTACTAGAGCTGGCACAGGACGATGAGGTCGTGGCTCGCATGCGCCACGTCGAGACGGGCGAAGAGCGCCGGATCGTCGCTGAGTATGCGGTGGGCGCCGACGGCCCGCAAAGCATCGTGCGCACCACTGCCGGGATCACCCGTTCGGGGCGCGGCGGCATCAGCGCGAACTTGCTGCTGCACTTCCGGGCGCCCGGCGTTCTCGACGACTACCGTCTGACCCCCGCTGCATTCTCGAACCTCACCCACCCCGAGGGCGGGGCACTGGTCGTCCCGATCGGAGGCGATCTCTTCTGCGCGCATGTGCCGGGATACCCGGTCGACGTCGACATCGACGACATCGACCTCCAAGAACTCGGTCGTCGCATCATTGGTCGCGACGAAGAAGAGGTCGAGTTCGTATACGCGGGCGTATACAAGGTGCACGAGCGTATCGCCGATGCATATCGCGCCGGACGCCTGTTCCTCGCCGGCGACGCCGCTCATCTCTACGCCCCGTTCGGAGGCCACAATCTCAACTCCGGCTTCGGCGACGCCGTCGACCTTGGTTGGAAGCTCGCTGCGGTCCTGAACGGCTGGGGCGGCGACGGGCTGCTGGACAGCTACGAGCACGAGCGGCGCCCCATCGCGGTACGCAACGCATCCGAGGCGTCCGGCAATGTCGCCCGTTTCGTCGGCGAGGCGAAGGCGATCATGACGGAGATGAGCGAGACCGACTACCTCGCGCCGGGCGTAGAGGCGGAAGCGCGCCGGCGTGCGTGGGGTGAGCGACTGTGGAGCGCCACGCGTCAGCAGTACATCTCCCGTGGCATCGTCCTCGACCAGCGCTATGCAAGCGACATCATCGTGCCCGACGACGCGACGGTACCCCCGTGGTCTTCGCTGCGATATGACGCCGTCGCGAAGCCCGGCCACCGCGCCCCGCACGTACGCCTGGCCGACGGCACCTCGCTGTACGCCGCCTTCGGCCCGGATTTCACCCTGGTCGTCGCACCAGGTGCGGAGGCAGCGGCCGCACGTGCGCACGCGACAGCTGTCGAGTGGGGCGTGCCGATGAGCTCGGTAGTCGTCGACGACGAGCGTGCACGCGCTCTCTACGGCGCGCCTCTGGTGCTCGTGCGCCCTGATCATCACGTCGCGTGGCGCGGCGACGACGAGGTCGAGTTCGCCGAAGTGCTGGATGTCGCGACCGGGCGTCAGGCCGCCCCACCCGTGGTTGCCGCAGCCTGA
- a CDS encoding AAA family ATPase, giving the protein MALADYSAGSPTVTRFTVRDGQIASDELDRDQLCSWVDGCDPLTGDRRGRLLASPDADLVLDGTINAPKSYSLVTLLHPELAREFEALQDRLRDRVIIMWQRELNARRGAGGRIREDLVQVEVVELKHRRSRALDPHIHRHLWLNVRVQGRDGQWSNVDSRVAMKMHTLINAEGELAARTDPEWIAALARHGYSLNESGEVVEVAHAVRPLSRRSNQIEKNRAVLLARWRQEHPGQEPGRDVLQQIDRKAWAQGRPAKPTHFDEDAWEQLVLDELADIDPALTAPRPPMLATAQRDVDVDLFAARAIVDADARAAASGGRFSMFDVRAGATRALAASGIVATREQLQDHIDHIVERAMAHTVDLIDGDRPAHVKGHMAASTASLKVELAARFDALHCAGGALSPEAMQLVAGSALGGDLVLEAGQASAAGAIAGSDRLVTVTGPAGTGKTTTLRVARHALALQGRQMVVVAPTKKAASVAAREVGATASSLHALLADHGWRWSRDAAGAERWERLQVGETDAATGMQYRGPTKYPLAADDRIVVDEAGMVDLHTATALATLAGETGAGIAMVGDHLQAMPVGHSGAMACMARRSSAVVELTAVHRFRDPEYAELTLRLREPGSREAALAVADDLAARGLVTRVSDSLAARDAMVEGYFRWSSDHKRVALVTGTNDEADAINDAIQERRLELGQLRMERIAVGQGEQRILEGDVVQTRRNDRAADVENRALWTVRSITSSGVVLASVADSADVRTVSADYVADHVHLAYASTVHGIQGETTDASIVGPGVDASGLYVGMTRGRVRNEVIAVARTDALARDAIADSMMRGTIEVTIDDARRAALTELRRAALPPEEAAAWSDRDARPYGAVDGIDRLEAMMREDIARRRAHADPIQEWLAGTEMLVAQLEAEDATTVADTHGRSLIEIEADDTAAALRERRIARAAELATAEAGLAEAEATLARVVAERELRHSVDPAGRAREERDRALAAAATGTVDRRSGIGLS; this is encoded by the coding sequence GTGGCGCTCGCCGACTACTCGGCCGGTAGCCCGACCGTCACGCGCTTCACGGTTCGGGACGGGCAGATCGCGTCGGATGAACTGGACCGCGATCAGCTCTGCAGCTGGGTCGACGGATGCGATCCGCTGACAGGCGACCGGCGTGGACGGCTGCTCGCCTCGCCGGACGCGGATCTGGTGCTCGACGGAACGATCAACGCCCCGAAGTCATACAGCCTCGTGACGCTCCTCCACCCGGAACTTGCACGAGAGTTCGAAGCGCTGCAGGACCGGCTCCGCGACCGAGTGATCATCATGTGGCAGCGGGAGCTGAATGCTCGACGCGGCGCGGGCGGCCGCATTCGAGAGGACCTGGTGCAGGTCGAGGTCGTCGAGCTCAAGCACCGGCGGTCCCGCGCACTCGACCCACACATCCATCGGCACCTGTGGCTGAACGTGCGCGTGCAGGGGCGGGACGGGCAATGGTCGAACGTCGACTCGCGCGTGGCGATGAAGATGCACACGCTCATCAATGCCGAGGGCGAGCTGGCCGCGCGCACCGATCCCGAGTGGATCGCGGCGCTCGCCCGCCACGGGTACAGCCTCAACGAGTCCGGCGAGGTCGTCGAGGTCGCGCACGCCGTGCGGCCGCTGTCGCGGCGGTCCAACCAGATCGAGAAGAACCGTGCGGTGCTGCTCGCGCGGTGGCGCCAGGAGCATCCGGGCCAGGAGCCGGGGCGAGACGTCCTGCAACAGATCGACCGAAAGGCGTGGGCGCAGGGGAGGCCCGCGAAGCCCACGCACTTCGACGAGGACGCGTGGGAGCAGCTCGTGCTCGACGAGCTCGCAGATATCGACCCGGCTCTCACCGCGCCCCGTCCGCCGATGCTCGCAACGGCGCAGCGCGATGTGGACGTCGACCTTTTCGCGGCGCGTGCGATCGTCGACGCCGATGCACGGGCGGCGGCCTCGGGGGGACGCTTCAGTATGTTCGACGTGCGCGCCGGCGCGACGCGCGCGCTCGCCGCATCGGGGATCGTGGCGACGCGGGAGCAGCTCCAAGACCACATCGACCACATCGTCGAACGTGCGATGGCGCACACGGTCGACCTCATCGACGGCGACCGCCCCGCGCACGTGAAGGGCCACATGGCCGCATCGACCGCATCGCTCAAGGTCGAACTCGCTGCGCGCTTCGACGCCCTGCACTGTGCCGGAGGGGCGCTGTCGCCCGAGGCGATGCAGCTCGTCGCGGGATCGGCGCTCGGCGGTGATCTTGTGCTCGAGGCGGGGCAGGCGAGCGCTGCGGGCGCGATCGCCGGCAGCGACCGTCTCGTCACGGTCACGGGCCCTGCGGGCACGGGCAAGACGACGACACTGCGAGTCGCTCGGCACGCGCTCGCGCTCCAGGGACGACAGATGGTCGTGGTGGCGCCGACGAAGAAGGCGGCGTCGGTCGCAGCGCGAGAGGTCGGCGCGACGGCGTCGAGCCTTCACGCGCTGCTGGCCGACCACGGATGGCGGTGGAGCCGCGACGCGGCCGGCGCCGAGCGGTGGGAGCGACTGCAGGTCGGCGAGACGGATGCCGCGACAGGCATGCAGTACCGCGGGCCAACGAAGTACCCACTCGCGGCCGACGACCGGATCGTGGTCGACGAGGCCGGAATGGTCGACCTCCACACCGCGACGGCCCTCGCGACGCTCGCCGGCGAGACCGGAGCGGGGATCGCCATGGTCGGAGACCACCTGCAGGCGATGCCCGTCGGACACTCGGGCGCGATGGCGTGCATGGCCAGACGCAGCAGCGCCGTCGTCGAACTGACCGCGGTCCATCGCTTCCGCGACCCCGAGTACGCCGAACTCACACTGCGACTGCGCGAACCGGGTTCACGCGAGGCGGCGCTCGCGGTGGCCGACGACCTCGCCGCACGGGGGCTGGTCACCCGTGTTTCGGACTCGCTCGCCGCTCGTGATGCGATGGTCGAGGGCTACTTCCGGTGGAGCTCCGACCACAAGCGGGTGGCTTTGGTCACTGGCACCAACGACGAAGCGGATGCGATCAACGACGCGATCCAGGAGCGGCGTCTCGAGCTCGGCCAGCTGAGGATGGAGCGCATTGCCGTAGGCCAGGGGGAGCAGCGGATCCTCGAGGGCGACGTCGTGCAGACGCGACGCAACGATCGCGCGGCGGATGTCGAGAACCGGGCCCTGTGGACGGTCCGCAGCATCACGTCTTCGGGAGTCGTGCTCGCGAGCGTCGCCGACTCCGCCGATGTGCGGACGGTGTCGGCGGACTACGTCGCAGATCACGTCCACCTCGCGTACGCGTCGACGGTGCACGGCATCCAGGGCGAGACGACGGATGCATCGATCGTCGGGCCGGGCGTCGACGCATCCGGGCTGTACGTCGGGATGACGCGAGGCCGCGTCCGCAACGAGGTGATCGCGGTCGCGCGCACCGATGCCCTCGCCCGGGACGCGATCGCCGACAGCATGATGCGCGGAACGATCGAGGTCACGATCGACGACGCGCGCCGAGCGGCACTGACGGAACTTCGCCGCGCCGCCCTGCCGCCCGAAGAGGCGGCCGCGTGGAGCGATCGTGACGCCCGGCCGTACGGTGCGGTAGACGGCATCGACCGGCTCGAGGCGATGATGCGCGAAGACATCGCACGCCGACGCGCGCACGCGGACCCCATCCAGGAGTGGCTCGCCGGCACCGAGATGCTCGTCGCCCAGCTCGAGGCCGAAGATGCGACGACCGTCGCAGATACCCACGGCCGAAGTCTCATCGAGATCGAGGCCGACGACACCGCCGCGGCACTGCGGGAGCGACGCATCGCCCGGGCCGCCGAGCTCGCCACGGCCGAGGCGGGCCTGGCCGAAGCCGAGGCGACCCTCGCCCGGGTCGTCGCGGAGCGCGAGCTGCGCCACAGCGTTGACCCGGCAGGTCGGGCGAGGGAGGAGCGCGACCGCGCACTGGCCGCGGCCGCCACGGGCACAGTCGACCGGCGAAGCGGGATCGGGCTCAGCTGA
- a CDS encoding single-stranded DNA-binding protein gives MTTRIPVTLEGNLTGDPEHGASESGNEYARFTVAVNDRRLNESTGRWEDAGTVFHRVVVFNQQARHVAESLHKGDSVLLAGDLRFSTYTDKETGQTRETRDVVADNVAASLKFTSVDVARAPKANGPEYASGPEVAPVSTTGAGLAR, from the coding sequence ATGACGACCAGGATCCCGGTCACCCTCGAGGGCAACCTCACCGGTGACCCCGAACACGGCGCCAGCGAGTCGGGCAACGAGTACGCCCGGTTCACCGTCGCCGTCAACGACCGCCGCCTCAACGAGTCGACCGGACGCTGGGAGGACGCAGGCACGGTGTTCCACCGCGTCGTCGTGTTCAACCAGCAGGCCCGTCACGTCGCCGAATCGCTGCACAAGGGCGACTCGGTGCTGCTGGCCGGCGACCTCCGCTTCAGCACCTACACCGACAAGGAGACCGGCCAGACCCGGGAGACCCGCGACGTGGTCGCGGACAACGTCGCCGCGTCGCTGAAGTTCACGAGCGTCGACGTGGCCCGCGCCCCAAAAGCTAACGGCCCCGAGTACGCCTCGGGGCCGGAAGTGGCACCGGTCTCGACCACCGGTGCGGGGCTCGCGCGCTGA
- a CDS encoding TraM recognition domain-containing protein, whose protein sequence is MQALLGKAIAIGIAVAFVLSLIFGFVAEATTQLLCGARPTPENMFSGLWLAISGQANAYEPPAGCALPVVPIRIADIALVVLVAAAAVFGLVKWRKYRESSRYFLAELRSRPGFAHARDLQEFLSAKAVLRRASQLRPDVPNPKPTDVGWRVGRSRGTDVYVSIEDSVALEGPPRSGKGYRVLISAILDWSGPLITTSTTNDNLTATMRMRQRRGDVHVFDPQGLSGVRHPIRISPIAGCENPLVATQRGTAIITGTALGTSTTNAEWAQASGLVLGRLLHACALGGHGVDKLYEWGSNPMVARDALPILADNGARTWASSLDATLSGDEKLLSSIWFGVAQAVAPLAVPQIRDTLMPRPGDPVFDPREFLRAPNTLYLIGSASGASAMGGFLGALVDDIVEVARKEALSSPNARLTHPLGLILDEIVNMFRWGNLPRIMADGGGRGICTFVVLQALSQAETSWSRAEADTIWAAATAKLLLGGASHVEHLRDVETMLGDRDFRRTQRSWSNDSSRYNTSEHHERRPIMSVDEIRRMPADTGLLAFRNLSPVLLELAGWDDRRDARDIQAGKRETEREQREVFAEANEQDIRQWPTTVKADDEDARERVAATEADDE, encoded by the coding sequence ATGCAGGCTCTGCTGGGCAAGGCCATCGCGATCGGCATCGCCGTCGCGTTCGTCCTCAGCCTCATCTTCGGGTTCGTCGCCGAAGCGACCACCCAGCTACTCTGTGGGGCGCGACCGACGCCCGAGAACATGTTCTCGGGGCTCTGGCTCGCGATCTCCGGTCAGGCGAACGCATATGAACCGCCCGCGGGCTGCGCACTGCCCGTGGTGCCGATCCGCATCGCGGACATCGCCCTCGTGGTGCTCGTCGCAGCTGCCGCGGTGTTCGGTCTGGTGAAGTGGCGGAAGTACCGGGAGTCCAGCCGCTACTTCCTTGCCGAGCTGCGGTCGCGCCCGGGCTTCGCGCATGCGCGCGACCTGCAGGAGTTCCTGTCCGCCAAAGCCGTCTTGCGCCGCGCGAGCCAGCTGCGGCCCGACGTCCCCAACCCGAAGCCGACCGACGTCGGGTGGCGCGTCGGCCGCTCACGCGGGACGGACGTGTATGTGTCGATCGAGGACTCCGTGGCCCTCGAGGGACCACCCCGGTCGGGGAAGGGGTACCGGGTGCTGATCTCGGCGATCCTCGACTGGTCGGGTCCGCTCATCACGACGTCGACGACGAACGACAACCTGACCGCGACGATGCGGATGCGCCAGCGCCGCGGCGACGTCCACGTGTTCGACCCGCAGGGTCTCAGCGGCGTCCGGCATCCGATCCGGATCAGCCCGATCGCCGGGTGCGAGAACCCGCTGGTCGCCACCCAGCGCGGCACCGCCATCATCACCGGCACCGCACTCGGGACCTCAACGACGAACGCCGAGTGGGCACAGGCATCCGGGCTCGTCCTCGGCCGGTTGCTGCACGCCTGCGCTCTCGGCGGCCACGGGGTCGACAAGCTGTACGAGTGGGGTTCGAACCCCATGGTCGCTCGCGACGCGCTTCCGATCCTCGCCGACAACGGCGCACGAACCTGGGCTTCGAGCCTGGACGCGACGCTGTCCGGCGACGAGAAGCTGCTCTCCTCCATCTGGTTCGGCGTCGCGCAGGCCGTCGCGCCGCTCGCAGTGCCGCAGATCCGCGACACCCTCATGCCCCGCCCGGGCGACCCCGTGTTCGACCCGCGCGAGTTCCTCCGCGCCCCGAACACGCTCTACCTGATCGGCTCCGCCTCCGGGGCATCGGCGATGGGCGGGTTCTTGGGCGCCCTCGTCGACGACATCGTCGAGGTCGCCCGCAAAGAGGCGCTCTCGTCCCCCAATGCGCGCCTCACCCACCCGCTCGGACTCATCCTCGACGAGATCGTGAACATGTTCCGATGGGGCAATCTACCCAGGATCATGGCCGACGGCGGCGGACGCGGCATCTGCACCTTCGTCGTCCTGCAGGCCCTCTCGCAGGCCGAGACCTCATGGTCCCGCGCTGAAGCCGACACCATCTGGGCTGCAGCGACCGCGAAGCTGCTCCTCGGCGGCGCATCACACGTCGAACACCTACGGGACGTCGAAACGATGCTCGGCGACCGCGACTTCCGGCGCACGCAGCGATCCTGGAGCAACGACAGCTCCCGCTACAACACCAGCGAGCACCACGAGCGCCGGCCGATCATGTCGGTCGACGAGATCAGGCGGATGCCAGCAGACACCGGACTGCTCGCCTTCCGCAATCTCAGCCCGGTGCTCCTCGAACTCGCTGGCTGGGACGACCGCCGCGACGCCCGCGACATCCAGGCCGGCAAGCGCGAAACCGAGCGCGAACAACGCGAGGTGTTCGCCGAGGCGAACGAGCAAGACATCCGACAGTGGCCCACCACGGTCAAGGCCGACGATGAGGACGCCCGGGAGAGGGTCGCCGCGACGGAGGCCGACGATGAGTAA
- a CDS encoding ParA family protein, whose amino-acid sequence MTIAANLRVYATVTGPTATFVGHDGQRESLVATTAEDIRSTVMRRATDEARKVGAPLELVTDGDRGEHRLVIAADGAITRPALRALEAIEEGDDLSDIDDVEDLDDIADPDLIETPPPVHASTTAPAPEESADAAPRATFIAAGPAPTAAERRTGFRGLMLRLGFLPTTSDVETARAEAVRTVSQHWAGCRSIAVVNGKGGVGKTITTAMLAAVYGRSGGGNVLAWDNNDTRGTLGWRTETGRYDTTIRDLLPQADELLASGASVSDIAAFVHHQSADRYDVLRSNPELLAVHQRIAQAEFDRLLQVVARYYRLVIFDSGNDESADRWLRMVDSSAQLVIPTLTAPESAESAALLLDALHARDHRSSALAANAVVVVTQSERSSMRDVRAIADRFAPLVRAVEIVPFDPALKSGPLRHDALRPATREAWLRVAAAAASEL is encoded by the coding sequence ATGACCATCGCCGCCAACCTGCGGGTCTACGCCACCGTCACCGGCCCCACCGCGACCTTCGTCGGCCACGACGGCCAGCGCGAGTCGCTCGTCGCGACCACCGCCGAAGACATCCGCAGCACCGTGATGCGGCGCGCCACGGACGAAGCCCGCAAGGTCGGCGCCCCACTCGAGCTCGTGACCGACGGCGACCGCGGCGAGCACCGGCTCGTCATCGCCGCCGACGGCGCGATCACCCGCCCCGCGCTCCGCGCACTCGAAGCCATCGAGGAGGGCGACGACCTCAGCGACATCGACGATGTGGAGGATCTCGACGACATCGCCGACCCTGACCTGATCGAGACTCCGCCGCCGGTGCACGCGTCGACCACAGCGCCCGCGCCCGAGGAATCGGCGGATGCCGCACCCCGAGCAACCTTCATCGCCGCTGGCCCCGCGCCAACGGCCGCAGAGAGGCGAACCGGCTTCCGCGGCCTGATGCTGCGGCTTGGGTTCCTGCCCACGACCTCGGATGTCGAGACCGCGCGCGCCGAAGCGGTCCGCACCGTCTCCCAGCACTGGGCCGGATGCCGCAGCATCGCCGTCGTCAACGGCAAGGGCGGCGTCGGCAAGACGATCACCACAGCGATGCTCGCCGCCGTCTACGGTCGTTCCGGCGGGGGCAACGTGCTCGCGTGGGACAACAACGACACCCGCGGCACCCTCGGCTGGCGCACCGAGACCGGCCGCTACGACACCACCATCCGCGATCTGCTCCCCCAGGCCGACGAGCTGCTCGCCTCAGGCGCATCGGTCTCGGACATCGCGGCGTTCGTCCATCACCAGTCGGCGGACCGCTACGACGTCCTCCGCTCCAACCCCGAGCTGCTCGCGGTCCATCAGCGGATCGCCCAGGCCGAGTTCGACCGGCTCCTGCAGGTCGTCGCTCGCTACTACCGGCTCGTGATCTTCGACTCCGGCAACGACGAGTCCGCCGACCGCTGGCTGCGGATGGTCGACTCGTCCGCTCAGCTGGTGATCCCCACCCTCACCGCGCCCGAGTCGGCGGAGTCCGCAGCGCTGCTGCTCGACGCGCTCCACGCCCGCGATCACCGCTCGTCGGCACTCGCCGCGAACGCCGTGGTCGTCGTGACGCAGTCCGAACGCTCCAGCATGCGGGACGTGCGGGCGATCGCCGACCGGTTCGCTCCGCTCGTTCGCGCGGTCGAGATCGTGCCGTTCGACCCGGCGCTGAAGTCCGGCCCACTCCGGCATGACGCGCTGCGCCCCGCCACACGTGAAGCCTGGCTGCGGGTCGCGGCGGCCGCGGCATCCGAGCTCTGA
- a CDS encoding M23 family metallopeptidase produces the protein MGAPIVALAALRTRAGRRVAIGAVSVLALLVAFALTPLIAIPFIVAGSQVSAAAVEPEAAPAAVVGDWAYPLAGSYNKGRGFGYNPVIGCPYCSTNHMGYDMAQGCGSTIYAAGPGEVITAGSYQGYGNTVRIDHGDGLVSLYGHMEWGSLRVSAGQSITAGIPVGAEGNTGRSFGCHLHFELQRHGVPIDPQPFMAAHGLPLV, from the coding sequence ATGGGAGCCCCGATCGTCGCCCTCGCAGCCCTCAGAACGAGGGCCGGGCGCCGGGTCGCGATCGGGGCGGTGAGCGTGCTCGCGCTCCTTGTTGCGTTCGCGCTCACCCCGCTGATCGCGATCCCGTTCATCGTCGCGGGCAGTCAGGTCAGCGCGGCAGCGGTCGAGCCTGAGGCGGCACCGGCGGCGGTCGTGGGCGATTGGGCGTACCCCCTCGCGGGCAGCTACAACAAGGGCCGCGGGTTCGGATACAACCCGGTGATCGGATGCCCGTACTGCTCGACGAATCACATGGGCTACGACATGGCGCAGGGATGCGGCAGCACGATCTACGCCGCCGGCCCGGGCGAGGTGATCACCGCCGGCTCGTATCAGGGCTACGGGAACACCGTCCGCATCGACCACGGCGACGGGCTCGTCTCGCTCTACGGCCACATGGAGTGGGGATCGCTGCGCGTCTCTGCCGGTCAGTCGATCACCGCGGGCATACCCGTGGGTGCCGAGGGCAATACGGGCCGCTCGTTCGGCTGCCACCTCCACTTCGAACTGCAGCGCCACGGCGTCCCCATCGACCCCCAACCGTTCATGGCCGCGCACGGCCTTCCCCTCGTGTGA
- a CDS encoding helix-turn-helix domain-containing protein, whose translation MPKYARPANSDRAEDPIEAFGNRLRAGIIGHLRAHPNQTRAEIAAALDVPSPTVFNALEKLLAAELLISDPPLSQWERGQRVRYRINQQAVAELYLQLGQALGEV comes from the coding sequence GTGCCCAAATACGCCCGCCCCGCGAACAGCGATCGCGCGGAGGATCCCATCGAAGCGTTCGGCAACCGGCTCCGAGCCGGCATCATCGGACACCTGAGGGCGCATCCGAACCAGACGCGCGCTGAGATCGCCGCTGCCCTCGACGTGCCGTCGCCGACCGTCTTCAACGCGCTCGAGAAGCTGCTCGCCGCAGAGCTGCTCATCTCCGACCCACCCCTCTCGCAGTGGGAGCGCGGGCAGCGCGTGCGATACCGGATCAACCAGCAGGCCGTCGCCGAGCTGTATCTGCAGCTCGGGCAGGCGCTGGGAGAGGTCTGA
- a CDS encoding RNA polymerase sigma factor, with protein sequence MTTPDGEIIRRSLEQPAAFAEVYDRHERVVFRYAARRLGASLADDIASETFLVAFTRRRDFTGGGDARPWLLGIATTLMRQHARTEARAWRGMLASDLARVDVDEIDAADARLDAKRLARRLGRALARLPTGDRDTLLLYTFGDLDYEGISQALNIPVGTVRSRLNRARRKLRAAIELTTSQEKEQSHGRDLAPAPSAD encoded by the coding sequence GTGACCACCCCTGACGGCGAGATCATCCGCCGCTCGCTTGAGCAGCCGGCGGCGTTCGCTGAGGTGTACGACCGGCATGAGCGAGTTGTCTTCCGTTACGCGGCCCGCCGGCTGGGCGCGTCCCTGGCGGACGACATTGCTTCGGAGACGTTCCTCGTTGCGTTCACCCGCCGCCGTGATTTCACGGGGGGCGGGGATGCGCGACCGTGGCTGCTCGGGATCGCGACGACCCTGATGCGCCAGCACGCACGGACGGAAGCGAGAGCGTGGCGGGGCATGCTCGCGTCGGATCTGGCCCGCGTCGACGTCGATGAGATCGACGCCGCGGACGCTCGCCTCGATGCGAAGCGCCTCGCGCGTCGTCTCGGCCGCGCACTCGCCCGCCTACCTACCGGCGACCGCGACACACTCCTGCTGTACACGTTCGGAGATCTCGACTACGAGGGCATCAGCCAAGCGCTGAACATCCCGGTCGGGACCGTCCGCTCACGACTGAACCGCGCCCGCCGCAAACTGCGCGCCGCAATCGAACTGACCACGAGCCAAGAGAAGGAACAGAGCCATGGACGAGATCTCGCTCCTGCGCCGAGCGCGGACTGA